The Chthoniobacterales bacterium region GCCCGAGGAGAAACCGCCGGACGCCCCGCCCCCGGAGGCGCCCGCGCTCGGCACAAACCTCGTTGGCGAAGACAGCGGCCTTGGCCTCGTGGCCGGCGCCGGCAATGGCTTTGGAAACGGCATCGGCGGCAAGGGCGGCAACGGCAGCAAATACGGCTACTACGCCGGGCAGGTGCAGCGTTCCGTCGTCGCCGCTCTCAAGGCAAACAAGGCCACCCGCAGCGCCGCGCTCACGCTGCAGGTGCGCGTCTGGGCCGATTCCACGGGCCGCGTCGTCAGGGCGTCGCTCGCAGGTTCGTCCGGCAATGCCGCGACCGACGCCGCCATTCGCGACCAGGTTCTCACCGGCCTCCAGCTCCCCGCGGCGCCGCCCGAGGGCATGCCCATGCCCATCGTGATGCGCATCACCGCCAAGCGCCCCCGTTAATTCCATCGTCCACGATCCGACTCTCATGACCCGTCACGCCACCAGCCGCCTGCTCCGACGAGGAAGCGCGCTCTTCTTTTTTCCCCTGCTTGGGGCCTTCGCGCAATCCACCGACTCGCCGGCGGAACTCATCTCGCCGGCGCTCGCTGCGAACAACGCAACCTCGTCCTCCGCGGATCCGAACGCCTGGTCCGCCCTGCCGCGTGCCGAGACCGCGCCGAAGTCGGAAGCCCCGGTGAAACCCGAGACGCAGCCCGCTCCTGCCGCGAACCCGCCCCCGGCGCCCGCGACGGACGCCATGCCGACGAGCGACGCGGAGCTCGCCGCCTCCACCGGCGGTCCCGAGCTGCTGCCCCCGGGAGTCCAGGCCTCGGGAGGCGGCGCCGCGCCCCTGCCGAACACCCCATCGCAGAACGTCACGATCAATCTCATCAATCGTCTCGTGCAAAAGGGCGTCCTCTCGAAGGAAGACGCCGCCGATCTCATCACGCAGGCCGAGGCGGACGCCCAGCAGGCGCAGGCGCAGGCGGCTGCCGCGCAGGAGGCGGTCGCCGCCGCGACTCTCGCCGCGCAGCAGGCCACGGCCGCCACGCCGCCCCCGCCCGCCGACGACGGCAGCGTGCGCGTGACCTACATCCCCTCCATCGTGAAGTCGCAGATCAGCGACCAGGTGAAGGATGAAGTGATGGCCCAGGCTCGCGCCGAAGGCTGGGCTGCGCCGAAGCTCATCCCGAGCTGGCTGCCAAACTTCAAGCCCTTCGCCGACATTCGCGTGCGTTACGAGGGCGTTTATTTCCCCGATGGCAACGACGCCACCGGCGCGTTCCCAAATTTCAACGCCATCAATACCGGCGCGCCGTTCAACGTCGCCGGCGACCAGTTCTCGCCGCAGCTCAACGTCGACCAGGATCGCAATCGCCTGCGCCTGCGCGCGCGCTTCGGCGCCGATCTGAACCTCGGCGAGGGCTTCACCTCTGGCGTGCGCGTCGCCACCGGCCAGGACAACTCGCCCGTCTCGACGAACCAGAGCATGGGCCTGCCCTACAACGGCCAGGGCGGCAACTTCAGCAAATACGCCATCTGGCTCGACCGCGCGTTCATCAAATACGAAGTTGGCGGCCAGCCGACGAAGAATCTCGCGCTCACCGTGGGTCGCTTCGACAACCCGTTCTTCTCGACATCGCAGATCGTCTGGGATGACGACCTCGGCTTCGACGGCGTGGCGTTGCAGGCGAAATACGAGGTCGTGCGCGGCTTCACGCCGTTCCTCGCGGGCGGCGTTTTCCCGGTCTACAACACCGACTTCAACTTCTCCTCCAACCAGCCGCAGAAGTTCAAGAGCTACGACAAATGGCTCTACGGCATCCAGGGCGGCTTCGACTGGAAGATCACGAAGGACCTCCAGTTCAAGATGGGCGTCGCGTATTACTACTTCGACAACATCGAGGGCAAACTCAGCTCGCCCTACACGCCGCAAAACGCCAGCGATGCCGGCGACACCGATGCGAGCCGCCCGTCCTTCGCGCAGAAAGGCAACACCTACATGGCGCTGCGCAACATCGTGCCCGACGCCAGCAACGACTACGGCACCACGAACCAGTGGCAGTATTACGGCCTCGCCACGCCGTTCCGGAACCTCGATCTCAACTTCAAACTCGATTACAAGATCTTCGAGCCCTACGTGATCTCCGTTTCCGGCGAGTGGGTGCAGAACACGGCGTTCAATGCCGGCGACATTGGCCAGAAAGCGGTGAACAACCGCGGCGCGCAGGACGACAACCTCTCCGACTCGATCGGCGACTTCGTCGGCGGCGACACTGCGTGGATCGTCCAGATGCAGGTGGGATCCGCCGATCTCGGCAAGCGCTGGGACTGGCAGATCTTCGGCGGCTACCGCTACGTCGAGAGCGATTCCGTCGTCGACGGCTTCAACGACTCCGACTTCGGCGGCGGCGGCACGAACATGAAGGGCTACACGATCGGCGGCAACCTCGCCCTCTCGAAGAACGTCTACCTCGGCATCCGCTACCTCAGCGCCACCAGCATCGCCGGTCCGCCGCTCAAGGAAGACATCGTCCAGTTCGACCTCAACGCCAAATTCTAAGCGCCATGCTCTCCAAGTTTCGCATTCTCGTCCTCATTCTCGCGCTGCCGGCCGCGCTCCACGCCGCCGGCGACGAGGATCCGCAGGTCGCCATCAACGCCAAGCTCCGCGAAGGCCTTCGCAACATGACGCTGCAGCTCCGCGACGCGCAGGGCCAGGTCGCCACGATGACCGCGACCCACGCGCAGGATGAGGCCACGATCAAGGACCTCACCGCAAAGCTCGACAAACTCACGAAGCAAAGCGCCGCCGACAAGGCCTCCGCGGACAAGACCATTGCCGACTACGAGGCGAAGTTCGCCGCGCAGGACACCCGCAACGCGAAGCAGGTCGAGGCCCTCGCCGCCTGGAAGAAGGGCTACAACGAGCTCCTCGCCAAGGCGAAGGAGATCGACGCCCGGCGCGCCGAACTCGCCCAGCAGAAGATCCTCGCCGATCGCAGGATTGCCGACCTCGAGCGCCGCAACCTCGCCCTCTACGACCTCGGCAAGGAGATCCTCCACCGCTACGAGCGCTACGGCCTCGGCGACGCCATCCTCGCCCGCGAGCCCTTTGTGGGCGTCAGCAAGGTCAAATTCGAAAACTATATCCAGGATAACGCCGACAAGCTTGCCGACCAGAAAGCCAAACCATGAAAAAGCCCCTTTTCCTCCTGCTCACCGCCGCCACGTTCAGCACCGCCATCGCCGCCGACAATGCGCCCATCGCGCAGGTCGGCGACTCCGAGATCACCGCCGCCGACCTGCGTCCCTATCTCGAGAACCTGACTCCTGCCGAGGAATCCGCCGTCGCGAAGGACCCCGCCGCGCTCAACCAGTTCCTGCGCACCCTCATCGTCCAGAGGCTCCTGTTGAAAGAGGCCCTCGCCGCGAAGTGGGATCAGCAGCCCGACGTCGCCGCCGCGCTCCAGAAGCTTCGCGACAACGCCATCGCGCAGAGCTACCTCGCCTCCGCGGCCAAGGTGCCCGCCGACTATCCCAGCGAAGCGCAGGTCCAGGCCGCCTACGACGCGAACAGGGACGCCCTGCTCGTGCCGAAGCAGATCCGCCTCGCGCAGATATTCATTGCCGCGCCGAAAGACGCCGCGGCTCCCGCAAAGCTCGCCACGGTGACTGCCGCCCTGAAAGCACCGAAGGCCGACTTCGCGAAAATTGCTACCGAGAACAGTGACGAAGCCGCCAGCGCCGCCAAGGGAGGCGACATCGGCTGGCTTACCGAGGCGCAGATCCAGCCCGGGATCCGCGCTGCTGCGATCGCGCTCAAGAAGGGCGCCGTCTCGGCGCCGATCCGTCTCGACGACGGCTGGCACATTCTCCGCATGGTCGACGTGAAGGAGGCCTACACCGCCACCCTGCCCGAGGTGAAGGACGCGCTCGTTCGCCGTCTTCGCGAGCAGAAGGCCCGGGAGCTCAGCCAGGATTACGTCGCCAACCTGCTCGAAAAGAACCCGGTCGCGATCAACGAAATCGCCGTCTCGAAGCTCATGGAAAAGCCAGCCAACTAGGCGGGCCTTTCCCTTTTCGATCCCGGACTCCCGGGATCGAATGTGACGAAAAGTTCACGCACCGTCCGTTGTTCCGCGGAGGGGCCTCCGATTCTCTGGATCGCTTTCGATCCGAATCGCCGTTTGCCCATGTTCCGTGTCATTTGTTCAGCCGTCGCCGTTGCCTTTGCGGTCGCCATGACTGCTTTTGCCGGTGACATCCTGCGTGGCGGCGGCGCGTTGAACAAATCGTCGGCCCGCACGGCGAATTCCGGCGCCAGCGCAGGCGCCGATGCCGCGGCGACGGCGCGGACCAATGCGCGCGACCGCCTGGCCCGCACGAACGCGGCGCTCGACGCGATGAAGGCGATGCAGAAGGCCGCGCGGCAGGCGGCGTCAGCCACCCGGAGCGGCGGCGGATTGAAGGATCCGGCGCACCCTGGCCGCACCCTGCCCGCCGTGCGCGACGGCCTCGGCCGGAATGGCCTGCAGGTCGCGAATGGCGTGCCGAAGAATCTCGCGAAGCCAAGGAAGGGTGAAGATCCGGGGCTGTGGATCGGAGCCGATCTGCCGACGGAGAGCCGCAGCGGCGGGAAGGTGAACGTGACGATCGTCCAGCAGCAGCAGCAGGCGTTGCTGAACTGGCGGAAGTTCGATATCGGCGAGAAGACGACGCTCACCTTCGACCAGAGCAAGGGCGGTCGCGACACGTCGAAGTGGATCGCCTTCAACAAGGTGAACGACCCCTCCGGGCGCCCGTCGCAGATCCTTGGGTCCATCAAGGCCGACGGCCAGGTCTACGTCATCAACCAGAACGGCATCATCTTCGGCGGCGCCAGCCAGGTGAATACCCGCGCGCTCACGGCCTCCGCCTTGCCGATCAACGACAACCTCATCGCCTCCGGCGTGCTCGACAATCCGTCCGGCGAATTCCTCTTCAACTACCAGCGCACCGAGAATCTTCTCTCGACTCTCAGCGCGACGACGCCGTCGGCCACCTTCGCCAACGTCCTCTCGCCCGACACCGCCCCGCAGGTGCAGGTGAGCGTGCGGGAGAACGCCCGCGTGACGGACATCACGCTCGTGCCGGGCGAGGACTACACGCTCAGCGTGGACAAGCAACGGCGCACGACGATCACGCTCACCGATGCCGGCATCGCGAAGGCTTTCCCGATCGGCGCGAACACATCCACCGAGCGACTCGTCGCGACCTTCGGCGCGCTCACGGGAGACGTCGAAGTCCGGCGCGGCGCCGTGATCACCAGCCCGACCTCCGCGGATAACGTCGGCGGTCGTGTCATCCTCGCCGGCGCGAACGTCCAGAATCGCGGCACGATCGAGTCACCGGACGGCCAGACGATCCTTGCCGCCGGCCTGCAGGTGGGCTTCCAGGCGCACTCGGGCGACGATCCCAGCCTGCGCGGCCTCGATACCTACATCGGCGCGGTGATCGATCCGACCGCAACCGCCCGGCGCAGCGCCGGGCGGGCGCGCAACACCGGCCTCGTCGACGCGCCTCGCGGCAACATCACGATGGCCGGCTCCCGGGTGCGGCAGGATGGCTTCCTCGAGAGCTCGACGTCGGTCGAACTCAACGGCCGCATCGACCTGCTCGCGAACTACGACACGATCGGCAATCCCGTCTTCGAGGAAGGCAGCGCGACGGCGAAGGGCACGCTCTTCATCCCGCGCTCGACCGGCACTGTCTCGCTCGGCCGCAAGAGCGTGATGCGGATCCTGCCCGAGTATGACAGCGACGCCACGCGCATCGGCACCACGCTCGCGCTCGCGTCGCACGTCGAGATCCAGGGCGGAGCGATCCACTTCGGCCGCGATACTATCCTGCAGGCTCCGAATGCCGAGGTCGTCGTCAAGGCCGGCGAGTGGCTCTACACGGAGCCCGTGAATGCCGCGGCCTCGCCGCAATCGCAGTTCGTCTACACGAACGGGCAGATCTACGTGGACCGCAACGCGCTCGTCGACGTCTCCGGCACGGCCGACGCCTTCGCCCCGCTTTCCGAAAACATCCTCACGCTCGGCCTGCGTGGCGCGGAGTTCGCCGACTCGCCGCTCCAGCGCGACGGTCCGTTCCGCCAGAGCGATGCGAACCAGGTCGAGGTGACCGTCGATATCCGGAAATCGGGCTCCTACAACGGCCGCGACTGGGTCGGCACGCCGCTGGCGGACGTCACGGGCTTTGCAAACCTCATCGAGCGCAACGTCGGCGAACTCACGAAGGACGGCGGCAGTGTCACGCTGAACGCGGGCAACTCCGTGGTGCTCCAGCGAGGGTCGACGATCGACGTTTCCGGCGGCTATCTGAATTACGAAGGTGGCTTCGTGGAGACGACGCGAGTGACCGCCGGCAGCCAGATCATCGACATCGCCGACGCCACGCCCGACCTCGTCTACGACGGCGTTTACGGCACGGGCTTCACGAAGTCGCATCCGAAATGGGGCATCACCGAGACGTATGGAAATCCCTTCACGTTCTCGAATCGCCACTACGAGAGCGCCTACGTCTCCGGCGGCGCGGGTGGCTCGATCAGCATCAAGGCGCCGACGATGGCTGTGGATGGCAACCTGCGCGGCCAGACGGTGGCGGGCCCGCGTCAGCTGCGCGACTCCTCCGGCCACACCGACCTTCCGGAGGCGAGCAAGCTGCGCTTCGAGTTCAGTGGCGAGCAGCTCATCGATGTCGCCGGGACGATCCTGCCGCAGATCGCGTCGCCGCGCCCGCCGAAGGTGATTTTCGATCCGAACGTCAGCCTGCCCGAGCAATCGGAATTCGCGCTGGATGATGCGAGAAAGCCGCTGCCGCTCGACCGCGCGCGCCGGAAGGAAGTCGTGTTCTCATCCGACCTCGTGAATCACGACGGCTTTGGCTCGCTCACCGTGGTGAATCCGGAAGGCGCTATCGTGGTGAACGAAGGCGTGACGATGGAGACGACGCCCGGCGGCGTCATCGACTTCGAGGGAGCGCGCATCGACATCCGCGGCGATCTCGTCGCGCCCGGCGGCGACCTCAGCTTCACCGCCTACCAGGTGTCGCCTTACGAGTTCGACCGGCTGCAAAAATACGCCACGCCGGAAACCGGACCCGAATATCAGCTCACCCAGCTGTTTCCCGGTCTGAAGGAATCGGCGGGCCGCTTCTTCCTGCGCTCCGGCGCGCGGCTCGACACGGCGGGTCTCGTCGTCGACCAGCGATTCACGACGGAGGATCCCTTCTCGCTCCCGCTCCAGCGCAATGGCGGCCGCGTGACCATTGCCGCGTTCGAGGCCGCGCTCGCGCCGGGCAGTGTCGTCGACGTCTCGGGAGGCATCGAGGTGAGCCCGCAGGCGAAGGTGGCCTACGGCGACGCGGGTTCGATCACGATTCTCGCCGGCCGCGACCCCGGCAAGCGCGGCGAGGCGATCGGCTCCTACAAGACCGGCACGGAACCCATCGCCGGGGGCAAACTCACGCTCGGCGGCGAGTTGCGCGGCTATTCCGGCGCCGCCGGCGGCTCGCTCGCCGTGCAGGCCATGCGCGTTCGCGTCGCCTCGGAGGCGGACAATTCTTCGCGCACGTTCGACGTGACACCGGACTTCTTCAATCGTGGCGGCTTCACGAGCTTCTCCCTCACGGGCATCGGCTCCGCAATCCAGCGTCCGGATCCCTTCGCCGGCGACGCGCGCCTGCCCGCGGAGGTCGCGCTCCGCGACATTCCCGAGAATCGCTTTGCGCCCGGGCTGACGATCGAGTCCGACCTCTGGCTCAAACCGCGCGTGACGAGCTGGCTGGCCCGCCCCGTGGGCGCGGATGGCCTGACGATCGAGGACACCATCCTGTCCGAAGGGGAACGCGCGCCCGTCAGCCTCGCGTTCCAGGCGAAGGGCTCCGGCAGCTATCTCAACGTGAAGCGCTTCGTGCGCGGCGACCTCGAGATGGGCGAAGGCTCGCTTCTGCAGGTCGGCCCCGCCGGCAGCGTGACCCTCGCGGGCGATACCGTTTCCGTGCTCGGTTCGGTCGACGCGCCCGGCGGATCCATCACCGTGAAGGGCGGCAGTCGCTGGCCGAAGGTCGTGCAGGGCGAAGTCGTCAACGAGGCCGCGCGAGCGACCGTTTATATCGGCGCGGAGAGCCGTCTCAATGCCGCCGGCACGATTCTGCCAACGCCCGATCCGTTCGGTCACCGCAAGGGCTCCGTTCTTTCCGGCGGCACCATCGCCGTCTCCGGAAACGTGATCGCCGAGCCCGGCTCGCTGATGGATGTCTCCGGCACGAGCGGCGTGCTCGACCTCGAGCCTGGCGAAGTCGACTTCGCGGCGCAGGTCGTTCCGGTCACCAGCGGTCTCACGACGCCGCTCTTCAGCCGCATGACCGTTCCCACCCTGCTCGAAAGCGACGCCGGCAGCATCACGCTCGAGGGCTCGGAAATGCTCTTCGTCGAGTCCCGCCTGCTCGGCAACGCGGGCGGCCCGACCGCCCAGGGCGGCACGCTGGCGGTTTCCTCCGGACGTTTCTACGCGCCAAACGAAGAGACGCTCCCGACCGATATCAATCTCACCGTTCGCCAGAGCGGAGGCATGCTGCCCGACCTCGTTCCCCAGCCGGAGCCCAAGGGCGAAGATGGCGTTAGGCCCCCGGCGAAGGAAAATGCGCCGCTTGTCGCGGATGTCCGGGGCATCGGCTCTCGCGTGCTGCGTCCGGATGGCACGCCGGTCGCCGCGCGCGGCTATTTCGAGGCGGATCGCTTCACCGAGGGTGGTTTCGACACGCTGGAACTCGGCGGCAACGTGCGTTTCTCCGGCGACGTGACGATCGCCGCGCGACAGGCTCTGACCGTGGCCACCGGCGGCATCCTCGTGGCTGACGGGGACGTGAAGCTGAAGGCGCCCTATGTGGCGCTTGGCCGGCCGTTCACCGGGCCGCTGCGTCCGGAGGATCCCCGCATCACCGATCCCTTCGAGGCGAACCGTCCGTTCTACTTCGGCCTGCGCCGCGGCCACGGCAGCCTCACCGTCCAGGCCAGCCTCATCGACATCGGCAACCTCGCGGTGCGCGGTGTTCATCGCACCGACCTGCTGGCGCCGAATGGCGACATTCGCGGGCAGGGCGAGTTCGCCGTGCCCGGCAAGCTGAACATCGTCGCCGGCCAGGTCTATCCCGTTTCGGGCGCCACGTTCACGATCGAGGCCTTCGACTACCGCCTCGCGCCGCTCCCGCAGGACCAGGAGAAGCCGTTCACGAGATCGCAGCTCCGCCTGCATCGCGGTTCGATCACGATCACCGGCTCGGGCGACCGGCCGCTGCCGCTCTCGGCCGGCGGCACGCTGAACCTCTACGCGAGCGAGATCATCCAGGGGGGCGTCCTGCGCGCGCCGCTGGGCTCGATCAATCTCGGCTGGGACGGCACCGGCGATGCGCCGACGAGCAACATCGTCGGATCGAACACCAGCGCGCAGGGCAAGCCCACGGCCTCGGACGTGCCGATCGCCCGCCGCCTCTTCCTCACGCCCGGCAGCGAGACCTCCGTTTCCGCCGTGGATGCCCACACCGGCGGCATTACGATTCCCTACGGCATCGTGACGAATTCCGATTCGTGGATCGATCCGCGCGGTATCGACATCAGCGTCTCGGGCGGCCCGTCGAAATCCGTCCGCCTCTCGGCCCGTCGCCTGAACGCGGGCGGCGGTGCAACGATCGACATCAGCGGCGGCGGCGACCTCCTCGCGTATCGGTGGGTGCCCGGGATCGGCGGCTCGCGGGACATTCTCGCGTCGGACAGCAGCTTTGCGGTCGTCCCCAGCTATCGCTCGAATTTCATGCCTTACGCGCCGTTCAACCAGACCGACGCCGCGCAGGGCACCTTCGATCCCACCTTTGGTCAGGGCGACACGCCGATGACCGGCTACGCGAATTCCCGTCTAAGCGTCGGCGATCGCGTCCATCTCGGAGCCAGCGCGGGTCTGCCCGAGGGTGACTACACGCTGCTCCCGGCCCGCTACGCGCTGCTGCCCGGCGCGTTCCTCGTCACGCCGCAATCCGGCGCCGCGATTGGCTCGATCGCCATGCCCGACGGCTCGAGCCTTGTCTCCGGCTACCGCTTCAACAGCCTCAATGCCGCCAGCCAGGCCGGCGAACGGCTTGCGCGATTCGAGGTTGCCCCTGCGGATGTCGTCGGCGCTCGCGCCACCTACGAAGTCTTCTCCGCGAACAGCTTCATGCGCCGCAAGGCTCGCGAAGTCGAAGCCGCCGTGCCGCGCCTGCCGCGCGACGCAGGCCACCTCGTGTTCCATGCTCAGGACAATCTCCGCCTGAACAGCACCGTGCGCTCGCTGGCGCAGAATGGCGGCCGCGGCGCCTCGATCGACATCAGCACCCCGCAGGACATTCTCGTTGTCGACCAGGCCCCCGCGAAGCGACCGGAAGATACGATCATCCTCACCTCCGGTCGTCTCTCGTCGCTCGGCGCGGAGAGCCTGCTGCTCGGCGGCGTCCGTTCCGAGCCCGGCGAAGACGGCACCGTCCTTACGGTCGCCACCGGCAACGTCACGCTCGAGAATTCGCGCATCGCGTTGCAGGGGCCTGAGGTCATCCTCGCCTCTCGCGAGTCCCTCACGCTCGCCCCGGGAGCGAAGGTCGCGCAATCGGGCATTCAGGTCGGGGAAGCCGAGCGCCTGCTCGTGGACGGTGACGGCCTGCTGCTGCGCGTCAGCAGCGACCCGGCTGCGGCCATCATGCGTTCGAATTTCACGCCGTCCGGCACGCCGGTCATGACGATTGCGAGCGGCGCATCCGTCTCGGGACGCAGCCTCATTCTCGATTCCAGTGCGGCCACGTCGCTCAGCCCCGGCGCCCGCCTGCAGGCCGATTACGTCACGCTCGACAGCGGCCAGATCACGCTTCGCCTCGACGAATTCGGCGTCGGTCCTTCGACCAACGGCCTCGTCCTCGCGGGAACGGCGCTGCGCGATTTGCAGGGCGTCGAAGGCCTCAAGCTGCTCAGCTACTCGTCGATCGACATCGTTGGCTCCGGTCGTTTCTCGATCGACGGCACCCTCGAGCTTCACGCCGGCGAGATTCGCGGATTCGACCAGGCCGGCGGGCGCGCGGCCTTCTCGGCGGGCAGCATCATCCTCGACAATGCCGGCGGCGCGACCAGTCCGGGTGCCGACACCGAAACCTCGGGCCGGCTCACGTTCTCCGCGGACACGATCAGGATCGGCCGCGGTCGCCTTGCGATCGACAACTACGATTCCGTCACCCTCGAGGCTGCCTCGAGCCTGCGATTCATCGGCGATTCCCGGCTCCGCGTGCAGGGCGACCTGCTCGCACTCACACCGCTCGTCACCGGCGACAGCGCGACGACGAGTTCCGTGCGCGCGGGCGGCGAGTTGCGCGTGCTCTCCAACGCGCTGGCGGACGAATCCAGCATGAAGCCGGGCATCGGCGCGAGCCTCTCGCTCCAGGGCTCCGGCGTCACGGTGACGGGCGACATCCTGCTGCCGAGTGGCGGCATCACCCTGCGCGCCACCGAGGGCGATGTGAACGTGGGAGGTCGCCTCGACGTCGGCGGCGCGGAGATTGCGACGTTCGATCGCGTCACCTACACGAGCGCTGGCCAGATCACGCTCGACGCCCTCGCCGGCGACGTGAAGGTCGCTTCGACCGCCACGCTCGCGCTCGCCGCGCAGCGCCGGGCTGGCGACGCGGGCACGCTCGCGATTCGCGTCCCGCAGGGCGACGTCGCGCTCGACGGCACCCTTCTCGGCACGGGAGGCCATCGCGGCGCGAGCGGCAGCTTCCTGCTCGATGTCCAGAAAGCCGGCGGTCTGGCCGCGCTGAACACCCGGCTCGACGATGCCGGCTTCTTCGAGCGCCGCTCGTTCCGCGTGCGCGAGGGCGATGTCGATCTCGGCGGCGAAATCCGCGCACACCGCTTCGATCTGTCGGCCGACTCCGGCTCGATCACGGTCAACGGTCGCATCGATGCTTCCGGCGACACGGGCGGTCTCATTCGCCTGCAGGCCTACGGCGATCTCGTGCTGGGCTCCAATGCGGAGCTCACTGTCGCGGGCGTGAATTTCGACTCGGCGGGCAAGGGCGGCTCGATCCTCCTCGAGGCCGGTGCCCAGAAGGACGGTGCGGCCGGTCCGGGCATTCTCCAGATTCGCGAAGGCTCCGATCTCGATCTCTCGGTCGCCGCCGCCAATGCGAGCAGCGAGAGTGTCGGCCAGTTCCAGGGCCTGCTGCATCTGCGCGCGCCCCGCACGGCCTCGAACGACGATGTGCAGATCGCCCCGATCGCCGGCACGATCCACGGCGCGTCGCACATCCTCGTGGAAGGCTACAAGCTCTACGACCTGAACGACTCGCTCGTGGCGAACTCTCCCGGCACGATCACCGATGCCGTCACCGGCGTGCGCAAGAAGATCAAGGACGATGCCATTGCCTTCCTCGGCGATGCCGGGGTCGCCTCCGCCGGCTACGACGCGATGCTCGCCCGCATCCTCGAAGACAGGCCCGGTCTCGATTCCATCCTGAGCATCCGCCCGGGTGTGGAGATCATCAACCGCCGCGGCAATCTTACGCTCGGCTCGCAGGGCTCCGCGGCGTCGAACGACTGGAATCTCGCGTCCTATCGCTTCGGTCCGAAGAGCGTGCCCGGCGTCCTCACGCTGCGCGCCTCCGGCGACATCGTGATGTTCAACGCCATCCAGGACGGCTTTGCCATCGACGACACCCGTCCGGCGCTCTCGTTCCTCGCGCCGTTGCTCGACTCGAACCCCGCGCTGCCCGCGAATTCCCAATCGTGGTCGATCCGTCTCACCGCCGGCGGTGACCTCACCGCGGCGGACTTCGCGCAGGTGCTCCCCATCTCGAGCCTCGGCAAGAACCTCGGATCCCTGCGTCTCGGCAAGAACGCCCCCGACGGCGGCGTCTCGAATCCCTCGGGCAACTTCGCCGTCACGCTCAGCGCGATTCTCGGCGTCACCACGCAGTCGGCAAATCCTGC contains the following coding sequences:
- a CDS encoding putative porin, which produces MTRHATSRLLRRGSALFFFPLLGAFAQSTDSPAELISPALAANNATSSSADPNAWSALPRAETAPKSEAPVKPETQPAPAANPPPAPATDAMPTSDAELAASTGGPELLPPGVQASGGGAAPLPNTPSQNVTINLINRLVQKGVLSKEDAADLITQAEADAQQAQAQAAAAQEAVAAATLAAQQATAATPPPPADDGSVRVTYIPSIVKSQISDQVKDEVMAQARAEGWAAPKLIPSWLPNFKPFADIRVRYEGVYFPDGNDATGAFPNFNAINTGAPFNVAGDQFSPQLNVDQDRNRLRLRARFGADLNLGEGFTSGVRVATGQDNSPVSTNQSMGLPYNGQGGNFSKYAIWLDRAFIKYEVGGQPTKNLALTVGRFDNPFFSTSQIVWDDDLGFDGVALQAKYEVVRGFTPFLAGGVFPVYNTDFNFSSNQPQKFKSYDKWLYGIQGGFDWKITKDLQFKMGVAYYYFDNIEGKLSSPYTPQNASDAGDTDASRPSFAQKGNTYMALRNIVPDASNDYGTTNQWQYYGLATPFRNLDLNFKLDYKIFEPYVISVSGEWVQNTAFNAGDIGQKAVNNRGAQDDNLSDSIGDFVGGDTAWIVQMQVGSADLGKRWDWQIFGGYRYVESDSVVDGFNDSDFGGGGTNMKGYTIGGNLALSKNVYLGIRYLSATSIAGPPLKEDIVQFDLNAKF
- a CDS encoding peptidylprolyl isomerase yields the protein MKKPLFLLLTAATFSTAIAADNAPIAQVGDSEITAADLRPYLENLTPAEESAVAKDPAALNQFLRTLIVQRLLLKEALAAKWDQQPDVAAALQKLRDNAIAQSYLASAAKVPADYPSEAQVQAAYDANRDALLVPKQIRLAQIFIAAPKDAAAPAKLATVTAALKAPKADFAKIATENSDEAASAAKGGDIGWLTEAQIQPGIRAAAIALKKGAVSAPIRLDDGWHILRMVDVKEAYTATLPEVKDALVRRLREQKARELSQDYVANLLEKNPVAINEIAVSKLMEKPAN
- a CDS encoding TonB family protein, with product PEEKPPDAPPPEAPALGTNLVGEDSGLGLVAGAGNGFGNGIGGKGGNGSKYGYYAGQVQRSVVAALKANKATRSAALTLQVRVWADSTGRVVRASLAGSSGNAATDAAIRDQVLTGLQLPAAPPEGMPMPIVMRITAKRPR